The Fragaria vesca subsp. vesca linkage group LG2, FraVesHawaii_1.0, whole genome shotgun sequence genome includes a window with the following:
- the LOC101309419 gene encoding aspartic proteinase nepenthesin-2-like yields the protein MTLLLFMFTFMLPIATCGFSIQLIPIDSVILPTNHTPEERHNLLANISRNRALNLMSMSAARAMNPKEEFVKGVPNTIQPPIYRVLSNYYVTRMVIGSRLYTPYLMVDTGSADTWVQCDGCRNCFPIQGGNFKYNESTTYKYLPCKNPLCVPKLCDSAGVCLYRNLYSGGSKSEGWVSSDTFLFSSTNHTSMKLPVAFGCGYDNQNMSFGHNDGPSNPIAGIFGLGIGTRSILKQLGKETNQRFSYCLPSSRTSRQTHTMISFGEDAQIKGSVQTIQILPAENTPAYNVKLLGISIAGKRLNIDPALFQLKRSTIGGFFIDTGSPYTRLVQGAYTILRDEMTQYIMKNYGKRPTRKGFFDLCYGSLGGNVTLPSMTYHFKGANLVLNSGAVFERFGFDLCMAILPASNAGQNLLGAFQQANHRFLFDVGKKSMLVKKYTVSFAPEICL from the coding sequence ATGACCCTTCTCTTGTTCATGTTCACTTTCATGTTGCCCATTGCAACATGTGGATTTAGCATCCAGCTCATACCAATCGATTCTGTTATCCTCCCAACTAATCACACTCCTGAAGAAAGGCATAACCTACTTGCTAATATATCAAGAAATCGAGCCCTCAACCTCATGTCCATGAGTGCAGCAAGAGCAATGAACCCAAAAGAGGAGTTCGTGAAGGGTGTGCCTAATACCATACAACCCCCCATTTATCGAGTTCTAAGTAATTACTATGTGACTCGAATGGTCATTGGCTCACGACTATATACACCCTACTTAATGGTGGACACAGGCAGTGCTGACACATGGGTTCAATGTGATGGATGCCGCAATTGCTTTCCAATACAGGGAGGAAATTTCAAATATAATGAGTCTACAACATACAAATATCTACCTTGTAAGAACCCACTTTGTGTGCCAAAACTATGTGATAGTGCAGGGGTGTGTCTCTACAGGAATCTGTACAGTGGCGGAAGCAAATCTGAAGGTTGGGTTTCTAGTGATACCTTCCTTTTCTCAAGCACTAACCATACCTCTATGAAGTTGCCAGTAGCATTTGGTTGTGGCTATGATAACCAGAATATGAGTTTTGGTCACAATGATGGACCTAGTAATCCTATAGCTGGCATATTTGGATTAGGTATTGGGACGAGGTCAATCCTAAAACAACTAGGTAAGGAGACCAACCAGCGCTTCTCTTACTGCCTACCATCATCCAGAACATCTAGACAAACTCATACAATGATAAGCTTTGGTGAGGATGCACAAATAAAGGGAAGTGTACAGACAATACAGATTTTGCCTGCAGAAAATACGCCTGCTTACAATGTCAAACTTTTGGGTATTAGCATTGCAGGAAAGCGTCTTAATATAGATCCAGCATTGTTCCAGCTGAAGCGTAGCACTATTGGTGGATTTTTCATAGACACAGGTAGTCCTTACACTAGGCTTGTTCAAGGTGCATACACAATTTTGAGGGATGAAATGACTCAGTATATTATGAAGAATTATGGGAAGCGTCCAACAAGGAAAGGTTTTTTTGATCTTTGTTATGGGTCACTAGGAGGGAATGTGACTTTACCATCAATGACATACCACTTCAAAGGGGCAAATCTTGTACTGAATTCAGGGGCTGTGTTTGAGCGATTTGGTTTTGATCTCTGCATGGCTATATTGCCTGCTAGCAATGCAGGACAAAACCTCCTGGGGGCCTTTCAGCAGGCAAATCATCGTTTTTTGTTTGATGTAG